One genomic window of Indioceanicola profundi includes the following:
- a CDS encoding Fe(3+) ABC transporter substrate-binding protein: MGMIGRRALGRGALGVVIGTALLALGGGSALAAGEVNIYSSRHYDSDQLLYDAFEKETGIRVNLIEGKDDELIERMKAEGRNSPADVLVAVDAGRLWRAQEAGILQPVSSDYLSKTIPPQYREKDGHWFGLSSRARVIIYNKDAVKPEELSTYEDLADPKWKDRLLIRSSTNVYNQSLTGSILAAHGPEKTEEWARGIAANLARPPQGGDTDQILAVAAGEGDVAISNTYYFGRMLNSDDPKVKAQAEKVGVFFPNQNDRGTHVNISGAGVAAHAPNKANAIKFIEFLAGPEAQKIFADANYEYPVLSSVPPHPTVAAWGEFTADKLNAAEYGRNNAEALKIMDRAGWK, from the coding sequence ATGGGCATGATCGGTCGGCGCGCACTGGGCCGCGGTGCGCTGGGAGTGGTGATCGGCACGGCGCTGCTGGCGCTGGGCGGCGGGTCCGCCCTGGCTGCGGGAGAGGTGAACATCTACTCCTCCCGCCACTACGATTCGGACCAGCTGCTCTATGATGCCTTCGAGAAGGAAACCGGCATCCGCGTCAACCTGATCGAAGGCAAGGATGACGAGCTGATCGAGCGCATGAAGGCCGAAGGGCGCAACAGCCCGGCCGACGTGCTGGTCGCGGTGGATGCCGGCCGGCTGTGGCGCGCGCAGGAGGCCGGAATCCTCCAGCCCGTCAGCTCCGACTATCTGAGCAAGACCATCCCGCCGCAGTACCGGGAGAAGGACGGCCACTGGTTCGGCCTGTCCAGCCGCGCCCGCGTCATCATCTACAACAAGGACGCGGTGAAGCCGGAAGAGCTGTCCACCTACGAGGATCTGGCCGATCCGAAGTGGAAGGACCGGCTGCTGATCCGCAGCTCCACCAACGTCTACAACCAGTCCCTGACCGGCTCCATCCTGGCCGCGCACGGGCCGGAGAAGACCGAGGAGTGGGCCCGCGGCATCGCCGCCAACCTGGCCCGCCCGCCCCAGGGCGGCGATACCGACCAGATCCTGGCCGTCGCGGCCGGGGAAGGCGACGTCGCCATCTCCAACACCTACTATTTCGGCCGCATGCTGAATTCCGACGATCCGAAGGTGAAGGCGCAGGCGGAGAAGGTGGGCGTGTTCTTCCCGAACCAGAACGACCGCGGCACCCATGTGAACATCTCCGGCGCGGGCGTGGCCGCCCATGCGCCGAACAAGGCGAACGCGATCAAGTTCATCGAGTTCCTGGCCGGCCCGGAGGCGCAGAAGATCTTCGCCGACGCGAACTACGAGTATCCGGTGCTGAGCAGCGTGCCGCCGCACCCCACCGTGGCCGCCTGGGGCGAATTCACCGCCGACAAGCTGAATGCCGCCGAATACGGCCGCAACAACGCCGAGGCGCTCAAGATCATGGACCGCGCCGGCTGGAAGTAA
- the pspC gene encoding envelope stress response membrane protein PspC: MTQEDRTTPPPFPGRRDKGNWRCSYRPGRMQGGYRSGRGGGQDWAEDFLGKPRDMSWSAYLGLGGLGGRHDRRYDEGGAGGWYGTSGNGAAQGAAMDAGRGQETSSMNRMDPYYRSPNPNRLYRNKREGKLGGVCAGIADYFNVDSALIRIGVVLGLFISGPIFLVGYVILWMILKERPTHLFDSPEEEVFWRSVTTKPDQTLAGLRSKFRTLEQEISAMEGYVASPEFTLNRQFKDLEKN; the protein is encoded by the coding sequence ATGACCCAGGAGGACAGGACGACCCCGCCGCCCTTCCCGGGCCGCCGCGACAAGGGGAACTGGCGCTGCTCCTACCGTCCCGGACGGATGCAGGGCGGCTACCGCTCCGGACGGGGCGGCGGCCAGGACTGGGCCGAGGATTTCCTCGGCAAGCCCAGGGACATGAGCTGGAGCGCCTATCTGGGCCTCGGCGGACTCGGCGGACGCCACGACCGGCGCTATGATGAGGGCGGCGCCGGCGGCTGGTACGGGACCTCCGGCAATGGCGCGGCGCAGGGCGCGGCCATGGATGCGGGCCGCGGGCAGGAGACCTCCTCGATGAACCGCATGGACCCTTATTACCGCTCCCCCAACCCGAACCGGCTGTACCGCAACAAGCGGGAAGGCAAGCTGGGCGGGGTCTGCGCCGGGATCGCCGACTATTTCAACGTGGACAGCGCCCTTATCCGCATCGGCGTCGTGCTGGGGCTGTTCATCTCCGGCCCGATCTTCCTGGTCGGCTATGTGATCCTGTGGATGATCCTGAAGGAGCGGCCGACGCACCTGTTCGACTCCCCGGAGGAAGAGGTGTTCTGGCGCTCGGTCACCACCAAGCCGGACCAGACCCTGGCCGGATTGCGGTCCAAGTTCCGGACGCTGGAGCAGGAGATTTCGGCCATGGAGGGCTATGTCGCCTCCCCGGAATTCACCCTGAACCGCCAGTTCAAGGACCTGGAGAAGAACTGA
- a CDS encoding bifunctional folylpolyglutamate synthase/dihydrofolate synthase, with protein sequence MIKAAVAPAEPRLEAVLERMRRLHPKVIDLSLGRIERLLAKLGNPERRLPPVAHVAGTNGKGSTVAFLRAMAEAAGYKVHVYTSPHLVHFHERIRLAGSLIGDPALAELLEEIERLNGDDPITFFEITTAAAFQAFAQVPADLTLLEVGLGGRLDATNVIDRPAVSVLTRISMDHMQFLGGTIQEIAAEKAGILKPGAPAVAYPQADPAVTSVFRARAAELGAPLRLFGAPEGWHAEVTETGMRYSGGGRVLELPAPGLAGAHQVLNAGLAVAASEHLPVAIPNEAVMRGLAAVEWPARLQRLTRGPLADILPAGWELLLDGGHNDSAGEVLAAQAQRWADDGRPLDLVFGMLGSKRPLDFLGPLAPHVRRVAAVSIPDEPAALPAAEVAALARDAGIAAVEPAVSVEQAVRLLTYGADQPARILICGSLYLAGTVLRDNG encoded by the coding sequence ATGATCAAGGCGGCGGTCGCCCCGGCCGAGCCGCGGCTGGAAGCCGTGCTGGAGCGGATGCGGCGGCTGCATCCGAAGGTGATCGACCTGTCGCTCGGCCGGATCGAGCGGCTGCTGGCCAAGCTCGGCAATCCGGAGCGGCGGCTGCCGCCCGTTGCCCATGTGGCCGGCACCAACGGCAAGGGCAGCACCGTCGCCTTCCTGCGCGCCATGGCCGAGGCGGCGGGGTACAAGGTGCATGTCTATACCAGCCCGCATCTGGTGCATTTCCATGAGCGCATCCGGCTGGCCGGTTCCCTGATCGGCGATCCGGCGCTGGCGGAGCTGCTGGAGGAGATCGAGCGGCTGAACGGGGACGACCCGATCACCTTCTTCGAGATCACCACCGCCGCCGCCTTCCAGGCCTTCGCCCAGGTTCCGGCCGACCTGACGCTGCTGGAGGTGGGGCTGGGCGGCCGGCTGGACGCCACCAACGTGATCGACCGGCCCGCCGTCTCCGTGCTGACCCGCATCAGCATGGACCATATGCAGTTCCTGGGCGGCACGATCCAGGAGATCGCGGCGGAAAAGGCCGGAATCCTGAAGCCGGGCGCGCCCGCCGTGGCCTATCCCCAAGCGGACCCCGCCGTGACCTCCGTGTTCCGGGCGCGGGCCGCCGAACTGGGCGCGCCGCTGCGCCTGTTTGGCGCGCCGGAGGGCTGGCACGCGGAGGTGACGGAAACCGGCATGCGCTACAGCGGCGGCGGCCGGGTGCTGGAGCTGCCCGCCCCCGGCCTTGCCGGGGCGCACCAGGTGCTGAATGCCGGCCTTGCCGTCGCCGCGTCGGAGCATCTGCCGGTGGCGATCCCGAACGAGGCCGTGATGCGGGGCCTCGCCGCCGTGGAATGGCCGGCCCGGCTGCAACGGCTGACCCGCGGCCCGCTGGCGGACATCCTGCCCGCCGGTTGGGAACTGCTGCTGGATGGCGGACATAATGACAGCGCCGGCGAGGTGCTGGCGGCGCAGGCGCAGCGCTGGGCTGACGACGGCCGGCCGCTGGACCTTGTCTTCGGCATGCTGGGCAGCAAGCGCCCGCTGGATTTCCTGGGTCCGCTGGCCCCCCATGTGCGCCGCGTGGCCGCTGTTTCCATCCCGGACGAACCAGCCGCCCTGCCGGCGGCCGAGGTGGCGGCCCTGGCCCGCGACGCCGGCATCGCGGCAGTGGAGCCGGCGGTCAGCGTGGAGCAGGCCGTGCGGCTGCTGACCTATGGCGCGGACCAGCCGGCCCGCATCCTGATCTGCGGCTCGCTCTATCTCGCCGGAACGGTGCTGCGGGACAATGGCTAG
- a CDS encoding MarR family winged helix-turn-helix transcriptional regulator has translation MSSGHQIFFLMTRASHALTRFVDRELDSRFSITSTQLAALTRIAADEGCLLTELAAGLGLNKSAVTTLARRLERQGLAVREASAADGRATSLWLTDAGREVVTRAGPLLVEFDARLADDLSREEAALVAGFLSGLLDRFAGSGPSLRERTYCPPARHGRLPRE, from the coding sequence ATGTCGTCCGGCCACCAGATATTCTTCCTGATGACCCGGGCCAGCCATGCGCTGACCCGGTTCGTGGACCGTGAGCTGGACTCGCGCTTTTCGATCACCTCCACCCAACTTGCCGCATTGACGCGGATCGCGGCGGATGAGGGCTGCCTGCTGACGGAGCTGGCGGCGGGGCTGGGGCTGAACAAGTCGGCCGTCACCACCCTGGCCCGCCGGCTGGAGCGGCAGGGGCTGGCGGTGCGGGAGGCGAGTGCTGCCGACGGACGCGCCACCAGCCTGTGGCTGACCGACGCGGGGCGGGAGGTGGTGACCCGGGCCGGGCCGCTGCTGGTCGAGTTCGATGCCCGTCTGGCCGACGATCTCAGCCGGGAGGAGGCGGCGCTGGTGGCGGGGTTCCTGTCCGGCCTTCTGGACCGGTTCGCAGGCTCCGGCCCGTCGCTGCGGGAGCGGACCTACTGCCCGCCGGCCCGGCATGGCCGGCTCCCGCGGGAGTAA
- a CDS encoding envelope stress response membrane protein PspB — protein MSGGILIPILALMIPITAIVMSHLTKWRAMKVGGLSSKVETELLTRAERLDERVVQLEKILDAEAPGWRARR, from the coding sequence ATGTCCGGTGGAATCCTCATCCCCATCCTCGCATTGATGATCCCGATCACCGCCATCGTGATGAGTCACCTGACCAAGTGGCGGGCCATGAAGGTGGGCGGCCTCTCCTCCAAGGTGGAGACGGAGCTGCTGACCCGGGCCGAGCGGCTGGATGAGCGGGTGGTGCAGCTGGAGAAGATCCTGGACGCCGAGGCTCCGGGCTGGCGCGCCCGGCGCTGA
- a CDS encoding RibD family protein, protein MDGQVGLMGETGSGVGPLPLEMVQLSAAMSLDGHIDGCGPAPLVLSCPEDCREVHGLRAGMDAILVGAGTVRRDDPRLTVRFPDLIEERRTAGLPEQPAKVVLTASGDLDPGARFFAVGGPRLVLCPAAKAAHLRSRLGGAAEVVGLPDLRAGTVLAALADCGIRRLLVEGGCSVLTLFLEAGAFHRLRLAVAPFFIGGGDAPRLVGPGRFLHGPGNRLRVERTTLVGDVSVIDLVNNQAG, encoded by the coding sequence ATGGACGGGCAGGTCGGGCTGATGGGCGAAACCGGCAGCGGAGTCGGGCCGCTGCCGCTGGAAATGGTCCAGCTTTCGGCCGCTATGTCGCTGGACGGCCATATCGACGGCTGCGGCCCCGCCCCGCTGGTCCTGTCCTGCCCGGAGGATTGCCGGGAAGTGCACGGGCTGCGCGCCGGCATGGACGCGATCCTGGTCGGGGCCGGCACCGTGAGGCGCGACGATCCACGCCTGACGGTGCGCTTTCCCGACCTGATCGAGGAACGCCGGACGGCGGGCCTGCCGGAACAGCCGGCCAAGGTGGTGCTGACCGCCAGCGGCGACCTCGATCCCGGCGCGCGCTTCTTCGCCGTTGGCGGCCCGCGCCTGGTGCTCTGCCCGGCTGCCAAGGCGGCGCACCTGCGGAGCAGGCTGGGCGGCGCTGCGGAGGTGGTGGGACTGCCGGACCTGCGGGCCGGAACGGTCCTGGCGGCGCTGGCCGATTGCGGAATCCGCCGCCTGCTGGTGGAGGGCGGCTGCTCCGTCCTCACCCTGTTCCTGGAGGCGGGGGCGTTCCACCGGCTGCGGCTGGCGGTGGCGCCCTTCTTCATCGGCGGCGGGGACGCTCCGCGGCTGGTCGGGCCGGGCCGCTTCCTGCACGGCCCCGGAAACCGGCTGCGGGTCGAGCGCACCACGCTGGTCGGCGATGTCAGCGTGATCGACCTGGTCAACAATCAGGCAGGATAG
- a CDS encoding MFS transporter, which translates to MKLTSTEWRLSALMTTVQLVGVLSFMIVMPLGPDFTRDLGIPPAQVGWIMAGYTIASAFGGISSALFIDRFDRRPALAMALTGLILGNIAAAMAWNLESLIAARIFSGLFGGPAAALSVSVVADNVPIERRGQAMGMVTSAISIGAVFGIPLGLEIAHLTSWRVTFLAVAGLGVALMIFSMTMLPSQRLHLADMPADRGNPLMRLMRIAARRSTLLALALAAVAIIPGFMVMTNLPVFLQFNLDFPREDLGLLYMVGGVVSFFGMRWTGQLVDRFGSTPVTLATTAGMAATIWLIFVGRDWVALPALLLVPCSMMFNTARIVAQSTAVSKVPDPGERAGFMALVQACTQVFSSIGAMGAATVLDSAPDGSLLHVQTVAILAILVSVPAPYLMWRLERMVPRHAASSHRVKAVAARANTPPG; encoded by the coding sequence TTGAAGCTGACTTCCACGGAATGGCGCCTCAGCGCCCTGATGACGACGGTGCAGCTTGTCGGCGTGCTGTCCTTCATGATCGTCATGCCGTTGGGGCCGGATTTCACCCGCGATCTGGGCATCCCGCCGGCCCAGGTGGGTTGGATCATGGCGGGCTACACCATCGCCTCCGCCTTCGGCGGCATCAGCTCCGCCCTGTTCATCGACCGGTTCGACCGCCGCCCTGCCCTGGCTATGGCGCTCACCGGGCTGATCCTGGGCAACATCGCCGCCGCCATGGCCTGGAACCTGGAGAGCCTGATCGCGGCGCGCATCTTCTCCGGCCTGTTCGGCGGACCGGCGGCTGCCCTGTCCGTCTCCGTCGTGGCGGACAATGTGCCGATCGAGCGGCGCGGGCAGGCCATGGGCATGGTCACCAGCGCCATTTCCATCGGCGCCGTCTTCGGAATCCCGCTGGGGCTTGAGATCGCGCATCTCACCTCCTGGCGGGTGACCTTCCTGGCGGTCGCCGGGCTTGGCGTGGCGCTGATGATCTTTTCCATGACCATGCTGCCGTCGCAACGGCTGCATCTGGCCGATATGCCGGCCGATAGGGGAAATCCGCTGATGCGGCTCATGCGCATCGCGGCGCGCCGCTCCACCCTGCTGGCACTGGCGCTGGCGGCGGTGGCGATCATCCCCGGCTTCATGGTGATGACGAACCTGCCGGTCTTCCTGCAGTTCAACCTGGACTTCCCGCGGGAGGATCTGGGCCTGCTCTACATGGTGGGCGGGGTGGTGAGCTTCTTCGGCATGCGCTGGACCGGCCAGTTGGTGGACCGTTTCGGCTCCACCCCCGTCACGCTCGCCACCACGGCCGGCATGGCGGCCACGATCTGGCTGATCTTCGTGGGTCGGGACTGGGTAGCGCTGCCGGCCCTGCTGCTGGTGCCCTGCTCCATGATGTTCAATACCGCCCGCATCGTGGCCCAGAGCACCGCCGTCTCCAAGGTGCCCGATCCGGGGGAGCGGGCGGGGTTCATGGCGCTGGTGCAGGCCTGCACCCAGGTTTTCAGCTCCATCGGTGCGATGGGGGCGGCAACCGTGCTGGACTCCGCTCCGGACGGATCGCTGCTGCATGTCCAGACGGTGGCGATCCTGGCCATCCTGGTCAGCGTGCCGGCCCCCTACCTGATGTGGCGGTTGGAACGGATGGTTCCCCGCCATGCGGCCAGCAGCCACCGGGTAAAGGCCGTCGCAGCACGGGCCAACACGCCGCCCGGCTGA
- the pspA gene encoding phage shock protein PspA, which yields MGIFSRLGDIINSNLNSILDRAEDPEKLIRLMIQEMEDTLVEVRSSAVKTVAEKKEIERKLADRRREAEEWERKAEFALSKDREDLAKGALVARSQIAEMVDAMSRELERLDEALSKTNDDIGKLQAKLADAKAREKALIARHKTATNQLKVRTQLYDTRITDAFSRFEQVERNLDVLEGKAEVMEMGRKRSVAEEIAELEADAKVQSELDALKARMAQKKGQQQG from the coding sequence ATGGGCATCTTTTCCCGTCTCGGCGACATCATCAATTCCAACCTGAATTCCATCCTGGACCGCGCGGAGGATCCTGAGAAGCTGATCCGCCTGATGATCCAGGAAATGGAGGATACGCTGGTCGAGGTCCGCTCCTCCGCCGTGAAGACGGTGGCGGAAAAGAAGGAGATCGAGCGCAAGCTGGCCGACCGCCGCCGCGAGGCGGAGGAGTGGGAGCGCAAGGCCGAGTTCGCCCTGTCGAAGGACCGTGAGGACCTGGCCAAGGGCGCCCTGGTGGCCCGCAGCCAGATTGCCGAAATGGTCGATGCCATGAGCCGCGAGCTGGAGCGGCTGGACGAGGCCCTGTCCAAGACCAACGACGACATCGGCAAGCTGCAGGCCAAGCTGGCCGACGCCAAGGCCCGCGAGAAGGCGCTGATCGCCCGCCATAAGACTGCGACAAACCAGTTGAAGGTGCGTACGCAACTGTACGATACCCGCATCACCGATGCTTTCAGCCGTTTCGAGCAGGTCGAGCGCAATCTCGATGTGCTGGAAGGCAAGGCCGAGGTCATGGAAATGGGCCGCAAGAGGAGCGTGGCGGAAGAGATCGCCGAGCTCGAAGCGGACGCCAAGGTCCAGTCCGAGCTGGACGCGCTGAAGGCGCGTATGGCGCAGAAGAAGGGTCAGCAGCAGGGCTGA
- a CDS encoding tellurite resistance TerB family protein: protein MANIQRILGTLLASGLGGRSARGSVFASATRTPLHASRGGIGQTGSLASLGYLAYQAYQQMKAANPAAENAPTVHLQGRSAHGTGPSLGDRMAEQLVRGPAPDDPAMRIGDQKALLLVRAMVAAANADGHIDREERGRILSMLDRAGASGEERQILERELENPPSLEDIAGHARTGGPELAEEIWLASHLAIRPDSPAEHDYLDRLAGHLNLDSARREELRRIA, encoded by the coding sequence ATGGCGAATATTCAGCGCATACTCGGCACCTTGTTGGCATCCGGCCTGGGCGGGCGCAGCGCCCGCGGATCGGTCTTCGCCAGCGCCACCCGCACGCCCCTCCATGCCTCGCGCGGGGGCATTGGCCAGACGGGAAGCCTGGCAAGCCTGGGGTATCTGGCCTATCAGGCCTACCAACAGATGAAGGCGGCGAACCCGGCGGCGGAGAACGCGCCCACGGTGCATCTGCAGGGGCGCAGCGCCCACGGAACCGGCCCGTCCCTGGGCGACCGCATGGCCGAGCAATTGGTGCGCGGCCCGGCCCCGGACGATCCCGCCATGCGGATCGGCGACCAGAAGGCGCTGCTTCTGGTCCGCGCCATGGTGGCCGCCGCCAATGCCGACGGACATATCGACCGGGAGGAGCGCGGCCGCATTCTGTCCATGCTGGACCGGGCGGGAGCCAGCGGCGAGGAGCGCCAGATCCTGGAGCGGGAGCTGGAGAACCCGCCGAGCCTGGAGGATATCGCCGGCCATGCCCGCACCGGCGGGCCGGAACTGGCGGAGGAAATCTGGCTCGCGTCCCACCTCGCCATCCGCCCGGACAGCCCGGCGGAGCATGATTATCTGGACCGGCTGGCCGGGCATCTGAACCTGGACAGCGCCCGTCGGGAGGAGTTGCGCCGGATCGCCTGA
- a CDS encoding superoxide dismutase family protein gives MPRHQISAATAATALLLLAAPAVAQQGGSAGGAAAQTERRGPIGTQTQTSPDDRLLQQTNPAGADVQMTATAELQGPKGERMGTVAFVETPNGTLVQIRLQNVPAGGHGLHIHQNGACEPPDFKSAGGHYAPGGNSHGILSEKGMHAGDLPNVYAEQDGVVQVDYFTQSVQIQPGGTASLLPSGSRSVVLHATVDDYSTDPAGDSGNRIACGVIVSPMADAGVAPEKPGR, from the coding sequence ATGCCGCGCCATCAGATCAGCGCCGCCACCGCCGCCACGGCCCTACTGCTGCTGGCCGCCCCGGCTGTCGCCCAGCAGGGCGGGAGCGCCGGGGGCGCCGCCGCCCAGACCGAACGTCGGGGTCCGATCGGCACCCAGACGCAGACCAGTCCGGACGACCGGCTGCTGCAACAGACCAATCCGGCCGGTGCCGACGTGCAGATGACGGCCACGGCCGAGCTGCAGGGCCCCAAGGGCGAGCGCATGGGAACGGTGGCCTTCGTCGAGACGCCGAACGGCACGCTGGTGCAGATCCGCCTTCAGAACGTTCCGGCCGGCGGCCATGGGCTGCACATCCACCAGAACGGAGCCTGCGAGCCGCCGGACTTCAAGTCCGCCGGCGGCCACTACGCGCCAGGCGGCAACAGCCACGGCATCCTCAGCGAGAAGGGCATGCATGCCGGCGACCTGCCCAACGTCTATGCCGAGCAGGACGGGGTCGTACAGGTCGACTACTTCACCCAGAGCGTCCAGATCCAGCCCGGCGGCACTGCCAGCCTGCTGCCCAGCGGCAGCCGCTCCGTCGTGCTGCACGCCACGGTGGACGATTACAGCACCGATCCGGCCGGCGATTCCGGCAATCGCATCGCCTGCGGCGTGATTGTCTCGCCCATGGCGGATGCCGGCGTGGCCCCGGAAAAGCCGGGCCGCTGA
- a CDS encoding L,D-transpeptidase family protein, giving the protein MDLIVETAPGGGHVLNVGGRRYACAIGRGGIVADKREGDGGTPVGAWPIRRVLYRPDRLAAPRTALPVSEITPDDGWCDDPAHPDYNRPVRRPFAAGHEEMWREDHAYDVVVVLGHNDDPPVPGLGSAVFLHVSRPAEQQPGFMPTAGCVALPLPHLLEVLALCGPGDRLVVPA; this is encoded by the coding sequence ATGGACCTGATCGTCGAAACCGCCCCCGGCGGGGGGCATGTGTTGAACGTCGGCGGACGACGCTATGCCTGCGCCATCGGGCGCGGCGGCATCGTTGCGGACAAGCGGGAGGGGGATGGCGGCACGCCCGTGGGGGCCTGGCCCATCCGCCGGGTACTGTACCGGCCCGACCGGCTGGCGGCACCCCGCACCGCCCTGCCGGTTTCGGAAATCACGCCCGACGACGGCTGGTGCGACGACCCCGCCCACCCGGACTACAACCGCCCCGTCAGGCGTCCCTTCGCCGCCGGCCATGAGGAGATGTGGCGGGAGGACCATGCCTATGACGTGGTCGTGGTGCTGGGCCATAATGACGACCCGCCGGTTCCCGGCCTGGGCAGCGCGGTGTTCCTGCATGTGAGCCGTCCGGCGGAGCAGCAGCCGGGCTTCATGCCCACGGCCGGTTGCGTGGCCTTGCCCTTGCCGCATTTGCTGGAGGTACTGGCGCTGTGCGGCCCGGGAGACCGGCTGGTCGTGCCCGCCTGA
- the pspB gene encoding envelope stress response membrane protein PspB, translating into MSEFFIVPVIIFMVIVAPVWIIFHYVTKWRIAKTLSADDEQMMADLYHSAGQMEDRIRQLEKILDAEAPGWRAKS; encoded by the coding sequence ATGTCCGAGTTTTTTATCGTCCCGGTCATCATATTCATGGTCATCGTGGCGCCGGTCTGGATCATTTTCCACTATGTGACCAAGTGGCGTATCGCGAAGACCCTTTCCGCCGATGATGAGCAGATGATGGCCGACCTGTACCACAGCGCCGGCCAGATGGAGGATCGCATCCGCCAGCTCGAGAAGATCCTGGATGCGGAAGCGCCGGGATGGAGGGCAAAGTCATGA
- a CDS encoding cyclic nucleotide-binding domain-containing protein — MSIAEDVEALRRIKLFANIEVSKLKLLAFTSERVGFEAGAVLFRQDEVADAAYVVLEGEAEIIVETPQGPVVVAVVEKNGVLGEIAILCDVPRTATVRARTQLRCLRVSKEQFFRLITEFPQMAVEIMRELAQRLEKTTRELGEARGG, encoded by the coding sequence GTGAGCATTGCCGAGGATGTGGAGGCGCTACGGCGCATAAAGCTGTTCGCCAACATCGAGGTGTCCAAGTTGAAGCTGCTGGCCTTCACCAGCGAGCGCGTCGGGTTCGAGGCCGGCGCCGTGCTGTTCCGGCAGGACGAGGTGGCGGATGCCGCCTATGTGGTGCTGGAGGGCGAGGCGGAAATCATCGTGGAAACGCCCCAGGGACCGGTTGTCGTGGCCGTGGTGGAGAAGAACGGCGTCCTGGGCGAGATCGCCATCCTCTGCGACGTGCCCCGCACCGCCACTGTCCGCGCCCGCACGCAGCTGAGATGCCTGCGGGTCTCCAAGGAGCAGTTCTTCCGCCTCATCACCGAATTTCCGCAGATGGCGGTGGAGATCATGCGGGAGCTGGCCCAGCGCCTTGAAAAGACCACCCGCGAGCTGGGCGAGGCCCGCGGGGGCTGA
- the accD gene encoding acetyl-CoA carboxylase, carboxyltransferase subunit beta: MNWLTNFVRPKIQSLMSSKKDVPDNLWHKCPSCEAMIFHRDLEENLHVCQHCGHHMRIGPEKRLQMLFDPGFETIELPKVLVDPLKFRDQKRYTDRLKDAQSKTGRQDAIIVAHGAINGQPAVIAAFDFGFMGGSMGMAVGEALVAAAKLAVLQQVPLIAIPASGGARMQEAILSLMQMPRSIIAVEMVKEAGLPYLVVLTDPTTGGVTASFAMVGDIHIAEPGAIIGFAGARVIESTIRETLPEGFQRSEYLLEHGMVDMVVHRKELKSTLGRVIDLLRRPGPGAEILKMLPRDERLTATRPGPVPVQTAE, from the coding sequence ATGAACTGGCTCACCAACTTCGTCCGGCCCAAGATCCAGTCCCTGATGTCCTCCAAGAAGGATGTCCCGGACAATCTCTGGCACAAATGCCCCTCCTGCGAAGCGATGATCTTCCATCGCGACCTGGAGGAGAACCTGCATGTCTGCCAGCATTGCGGGCACCATATGCGCATCGGGCCGGAGAAGCGGCTGCAGATGCTGTTCGATCCGGGCTTTGAGACGATCGAGCTGCCCAAGGTGCTGGTCGATCCGCTGAAGTTCCGGGATCAGAAGCGCTATACGGACCGGCTGAAGGACGCCCAGTCCAAGACCGGGCGGCAGGACGCCATCATCGTGGCGCATGGCGCCATCAACGGCCAGCCGGCCGTCATCGCCGCCTTCGACTTCGGCTTCATGGGCGGTTCCATGGGCATGGCGGTGGGTGAGGCGCTGGTGGCGGCGGCCAAGCTGGCCGTGCTGCAGCAGGTTCCCCTGATCGCCATTCCAGCCTCGGGCGGTGCGCGCATGCAGGAGGCGATCCTGTCGCTGATGCAGATGCCGCGCAGCATCATCGCGGTGGAAATGGTGAAGGAGGCCGGGCTGCCCTATCTTGTGGTGCTGACCGACCCCACCACCGGCGGCGTCACCGCCAGCTTCGCCATGGTGGGCGACATCCATATCGCCGAGCCGGGGGCCATCATCGGCTTCGCCGGCGCCCGCGTGATCGAAAGCACCATCCGCGAGACCCTGCCGGAAGGGTTCCAGCGCTCCGAATACCTGCTGGAGCATGGGATGGTGGACATGGTGGTCCACCGCAAGGAGCTGAAATCCACGCTGGGCCGCGTCATCGACCTGCTGCGCCGGCCGGGTCCGGGTGCGGAGATCCTGAAGATGCTGCCGCGCGACGAGCGGCTGACGGCGACCCGGCCGGGTCCGGTGCCGGTTCAGACCGCGGAATAA